In Bos javanicus breed banteng chromosome 2, ARS-OSU_banteng_1.0, whole genome shotgun sequence, the following proteins share a genomic window:
- the SGO2 gene encoding shugoshin 2 isoform X2: MEYPAMETSSLFTSGIKKHVKDRRISKTTKLNVSLASKIKTKIINNSSIFKISLKHNNRALALALSRERENSRRITTEKMLLQKEVDKLNFENTFLRLKLNNLNKKLIEIEALMNNNLITAIEMSALSEFHQSPFLLPSSKKKRVSKQCKLTRLPFARKPFPLRPKF, translated from the exons ATGGAGTACCCAGCAATGGAAACCAGTTCACTTTTTACCTCAGGAATTAAGAAACATGTGAAAGACAGAAGAATTTCAAAGACTACTAAGTTAAATGTTTCTCttgcttcaaaaataaaaacaaaaataataa acaattcttctattttcaaaatttctttaaagCATAACAACAGGGCATTAGCTTTGGCTCttagtagagagagagagaattctcgCAGAATTACAACTGAAAAGATGCTGTTGCAAAAAGAAGTGGATAAACTAAATTTTGAGAACACGTTTCTTCGTCTAAAGCTAAATAATTTG AATAAGAAGCTTATAGAAATAGAAGCACTCATGAACAATAACTTGATAACTGCAATTGAAATGAGTGCTCTTTCTGAG TTCCATCAGAGTCCCTTTCTACTGCCAAGTAGCAAGAAGAAACGGGTTAGTAAACAGTGCAAATTGACACGTCTTCCATTTGCAAG
- the SGO2 gene encoding shugoshin 2 isoform X3: protein MEYPAMETSSLFTSGIKKHVKDRRISKTTKLNVSLASKIKTKIINNSSIFKISLKHNNRALALALSRERENSRRITTEKMLLQKEVDKLNFENTFLRLKLNNLNKKLIEIEALMNNNLITAIEMSALSEFHQSPFLLPSSKKKRVSKQCKLTRLPFARWC, encoded by the exons ATGGAGTACCCAGCAATGGAAACCAGTTCACTTTTTACCTCAGGAATTAAGAAACATGTGAAAGACAGAAGAATTTCAAAGACTACTAAGTTAAATGTTTCTCttgcttcaaaaataaaaacaaaaataataa acaattcttctattttcaaaatttctttaaagCATAACAACAGGGCATTAGCTTTGGCTCttagtagagagagagagaattctcgCAGAATTACAACTGAAAAGATGCTGTTGCAAAAAGAAGTGGATAAACTAAATTTTGAGAACACGTTTCTTCGTCTAAAGCTAAATAATTTG AATAAGAAGCTTATAGAAATAGAAGCACTCATGAACAATAACTTGATAACTGCAATTGAAATGAGTGCTCTTTCTGAG TTCCATCAGAGTCCCTTTCTACTGCCAAGTAGCAAGAAGAAACGGGTTAGTAAACAGTGCAAATTGACACGTCTTCCATTTGCAAG gtggtgctag